The Malus sylvestris chromosome 12, drMalSylv7.2, whole genome shotgun sequence genome contains a region encoding:
- the LOC126593691 gene encoding calcium-transporting ATPase 12, plasma membrane-type-like yields MSLRSRKPAGQPAIVDQEDVPIPKPYKRRWRLALTAIYFTRALASLAKKLLHGNNSQLLRSRSYVAIDVPRNQDDHDNARDKKHLPFLNIDQKTLADMVKEKNLELLSQFGGVRELAAVLETDVKSGVRGAEPDLMHRKNVFGTNAYQKPPAKGLLSFVLEAIKDTTIIILLVCALLSLGFGIKQHGLKDGWYDGGSIIFAIFLVVIVSALSNFKQSRQFEKLSSKSDDIRVEVVRDGQRRPTSIFDVVVGDLVCLKIGDQVPTDGLFLEGHSLKVDESSMTGESDHIEINDGSNPFLLSGTKVTDGFGLMIVTSVGMNTAWGEMMSSISRSLDEQTPLQVRLNKLTSYIGKVGLTVALLVLVVSLIRYFTGNTVDVNGNREFGGRKMKFDDVMNGVVGIVAAAITIVVVAIPEGLPLAVTLTLAYSMKKMMNDNALVRKLSACETMGSATTICTDKTGTLTLNEMNVSEFWLGTQPMTEENITVIAPNVLRLLREAVGLNTTGSICKPNSSSPAEISGSPTEKAILSWALFDLGMNIDEVKQGCEIIHVETFNSQKKRSGVLIRRNNEKSTQTHWKGAAEMILAMCANYYDKTGALRAMNDEERKRVGSAIQNMASKSLRCIAFAHRMLEDENGQVPEKLEEGGMTLLGLVGIKDPCRPGVRTAVDGCRAAGVNIKMITGDNLHTARAIAVECGILKTDEDLETEAVVEGVQFRGYSPEERMERIDKIRVMARSSPFDKLLMVQCLKQKGHVVAVTGDGTNDAPALKEADIGLSMGIQGTEVAKESSDIVILDDNFASVVTVLRWGRCVYNNIQKFLQFQLTVNVAALVINIVAAVTSGKVPLTAVQMLWVNLIMDTLGALALATEEPTDELMEKKPVGRTEPLIIRIMWRNLIAQALYQITILLTLQFKGRSIFGVDEKVKNTLIFNTFVLCQIFNEFNARKLEKKNIFKGLLKSKLFLAIVGSTIVLQLLMVEFLKKFASTERLDWGQWGACVGIAAFSWPIGWLVKCIPVSGWQVPGLRAPAFSNTEKY; encoded by the coding sequence ATGTCACTGAGGTCTCGAAAACCTGCTGGACAACCAGCCATCGTCGATCAAGAAGATGTTCCAATCCCGAAACCCTACAAGCGGAGGTGGCGGTTGGCACTCACAGCCATATACTTCACCAGGGCTCTTGCTTCACTTGCCAAGAAACTACTACACGGTAACAATTCCCAGTTGCTACGCTCCCGCTCGTATGTAGCCATAGACGTGCCCAGGAATCAAGACGATCACGACAATGCACGTGACAAAAAGCACCTTCCTTTTCTCAACATTGATCAGAAGACGCTTGCTGACATGGTGAAGGAAAAAAACCTTGAGCTTCTGAGTCAATTTGGAGGGGTTCGAGAATTGGCTGCAGTTCTTGAGACTGACGTGAAAAGCGGCGTTAGAGGCGCTGAACCTGATCTGATGCATAGAAAGAATGTTTTCGGCACCAATGCGTACCAGAAACCGCCTGCGAAAGGGTTGCTGAGTTTCGTGCTTGAAGCTATCAAGGACACCACAATTATAATACTTTTGGTATGTGCATTACTTTCTCTAGGGTTTGGTATTAAACAGCATGGCTTGAAAGATGGGTGGTATGACGGTGGCAGCATTATCTTTGCTATATTTTTGGTTGTTATTGTGTCTGCACTTTCCAACTTTAAGCAGTCAAGACAATTCGAAAAGCTTTCTTCAAAGAGTGATGACATTCGTGTGGAAGTTGTGAGGGATGGACAGCGCCGTCCTACATCAATCTTTGATGTTGTGGTTGGTGATCTTGTGTGTTTGAAGATCGGTGATCAGGTTCCGACGGATGGTTTGTTCTTAGAAGGGCATTCGTTGAAGGTGGATGAGTCTAGTATGACCGGAGAAAGTGATCACATTGAGATCAATGATGGAAGCAACCCTTTTCTTCTATCCGGTACAAAGGTGACAGATGGGTTTGGCTTGATGATTGTGACTTCTGTGGGCATGAACACGGCGTGGGGAGAGATGATGAGCTCGATCAGCCGCTCTTTGGATGAGCAAACACCTTTGCAAGTGCGCCTCAACAAGCTGACTTCGTACATTGGGAAGGTTGGTTTGACAGTGGCTCTCCTTGTTCTTGTGGTTTCTCTAATTCGTTATTTCACAGGAAACACCGTAGATGTCAATGGAAATAGGGAATTCGGAGGCAGAAAGATGAAGTTTGATGATGTGATGAATGGTGTTGTGGGGATTGTAGCTGCAGCAATTACCATTGTTGTGGTGGCGATTCCCGAAGGCCTGCCTCTGGCTGTTACTTTGACCTTGGCTTATTCaatgaagaaaatgatgaatgacaatgctttGGTACGGAAGCTCTCTGCTTGCGAGACAATGGGATCGGCAACAACAATCTGCACAGACAAAACGGGTACTCTtactttgaatgaaatgaaCGTTTCAGAGTTCTGGCTTGGTACACAACCGATGACAGAAGAGAACATCACCGTGATAGCGCCTAATGTCCTACGTTTACTCCGAGAGGCTGTTGGTCTAAACACAACTGGAAgtatttgtaaaccaaattCTTCATCCCCTGCTGAGATTTCGGGTAGCCCTACTGAAAAAGCAATACTTTCATGGGCCTTGTTTGATTTGGGTATGAACATTGATGAAGTGAAACAAGGCTGTGAGATAATTCATGTAGAAACCTTCAATTCGCAGAAAAAGAGAAGCGGTGTTTTGATTAGGAGGAACAACGAAAAGAGTACTCAAACGCATTGGAAAGGAGCTGCTGAGATGATACTTGCAATGTGCGCAAACTATTATGATAAAACTGGGGCGCTAAGAGCCATGAATGACGAAGAAAGAAAGCGTGTTGGATCAGCCATTCAGAACATGGCATCCAAAAGCCTCCGGTGCATTGCCTTCGCGCATAGAATGCTTGAAGACGAGAACGGTCAGGTTCCTGAGAAGCTTGAAGAGGGTGGAATGACACTTTTAGGTCTTGTGGGTATAAAGGATCCGTGTAGACCGGGAGTCAGAACAGCAGTAGACGGTTGCAGAGCTGCAGGAGTGAACATTAAGATGATAACTGGCGACAATCTGCATACTGCAAGAGCTATTGCGGTTGAGTGTGGGATACTCAAAACagatgaagatttggagactGAGGCTGTAGTCGAAGGGGTACAATTCAGAGGTTACTCACCTGAAGAGAGGATGGAAAGGATCGACAAGATACGCGTGATGGCAAGATCCTCACCATTTGACAAGCTTCTGATGGTGCAATGCTTGAAGCAGAAAGGCCATGTGGTTGCTGTCACAGGAGATGGTACGAATGATGCACCGGCGCTAAAAGAAGCAGACATTGGGCTTTCAATGGGGATCCAAGGCACCGAAGTTGCAAAGGAGAGCTCGGATATCGTCATCTTAGATGACAACTTCGCATCTGTTGTGACAGTTTTGAGGTGGGGAAGGTGTGTGTACAACAATATTCAAAAGTTCCTCCAGTTCCAACTCACTGTCAATGTCGCTGCGCTTgttatcaacattgttgctgCTGTTACTTCTGGTAAAGTTCCACTAACTGCAGTGCAGATGCTATGGGTGAATCTCATCATGGACACCTTGGGGGCTTTAGCTTTGGCCACGGAAGAACCGACAGATGAACTTATGGAAAAGAAGCCCGTGGGACGAACGGAACCACTCATTATTAGAATCATGTGGAGAAACCTCATTGCTCAGGCCTTGTATCAAATCACAATCTTGTTAACCCTACAGTTTAAGGGAAGATCCATCTTCGGCGTGGATGAAAAGGTCAAGAACACCCTTATCTTCAACACATTTGTTCTCTGCCAAATCTTCAACGAGTTCAATGCAAGAAAACTTGAAAAGAAGAACATATTCAAGGGGTTACTCAAGAGCAAGCTGTTTCTGGCAATAGTCGGTAGTACCATAGTTCTTCAACTGCTGATGGTGGAATTTCTGAAGAAGTTTGCCAGCACTGAGAGGCTGGACTGGGGACAATGGGGTGCTTGCGTCGGAATCGCAGCGTTCTCTTGGCCGATTGGCTGGCTTGTTAAGTGCATTCCAGTTTCAGGATGGCAGGTTCCAGGGCTAAGAGCTCCTGCATTCTCAAACACAGAGAAATATTAA
- the LOC126592366 gene encoding protein HEAT INTOLERANT 4-like → MRKEAGGSRKRKAAREINMDMEEADRCSSCSSNSYMPDTRQQQPLLKRMKRTPSRNMEDLWKAAFPVGTAWDDQLESVYNHEHSQSRPWDFSNLEQAFEDGGKFCPEIIGEKNKVYLFGTTEEARDSDDRVVLIPLVLAIVSPSPPSHDLGFFKSKAPGDGGDEDFIRIPMKKMKMDWLPYIPLDKRNTQVHEIAMKKSPPNIFVLGCTQRRAALKRINEDRFMKFQYSVPCLDYDHKAVKEEEENRSGYETKLNWLKEFLLEQVIQEDEFLAAEKKEPLVRYVREQLLEARREAKNRQRIARDKKIYKFYPLQTPDFPRLTVQRSPYISFYRLDAHEVL, encoded by the coding sequence ATGCGGAAAGAAGCAGGAGGATCTAGGAAGCGGAAAGCGGCGAGAGAGATTAATATGGATATGGAAGAAGCTGATCGCTGCAGCAGCTGCTCCAGCAACAGCTACATGCCAGACACCAGGCAGCAGCAGCCGTTGCTAAAGAGGATGAAGAGGACGCCGTCCCGAAACATGGAGGATCTGTGGAAGGCGGCCTTTCCTGTTGGAACAGCATGGGATGATCAATTGGAGTCGGTTTACAACCACGAACACTCCCAATCCAGGCCCTGGGATTTCTCAAATCTCGAACAAGCATTCGAAGACGGGGGAAAGTTCTGTCCTGAAATTATTggagaaaagaacaaagtgtatcTGTTTGGTACAACAGAAGAAGCTCGTGATAGTGATGATAGAGTTGTTTTGATCCCTCTAGTGTTGGCTATTGTATCGCCTTCCCCGCCTTCCCATGATCTCGGTTTCTTCAAGTCCAAGGCACCCGGGGATGGTGGCGACGAAGATTTTATTAGGATTCCgatgaaaaagatgaagatggACTGGCTTCCGTACATTCCTCTGGACAAGAGAAACACACAAGTTCACGAGATCGCAATGAAGAAATCTCCTCCTAATATATTTGTCTTGGGCTGTACACAAAGACGGGCTGCTTTGAAACGCATCAATGAAGACCGTTTCATGAAATTCCAGTACTCAGTGCCTTGTTTAGATTACGATCACAAGGCTgtcaaggaagaggaggaaaatCGTTCTGGTTACGAAACGAAGTTGAATTGGCTTAAGGAGTTCTTACTTGAACAGGTGATACAAGAGGATGAATTTTTAGCTGCGGAGAAAAAGGAACCCTTGGTAAGGTATGTGAGGGAGCAACTATTGGAAGCGAGGAGGGAGGCGAAAAATCGGCAGAGAATTGCTAGGGACAAAAAGATTTACAAGTTCTACCCCCTGCAAACACCGGATTTTCCTCGTCTCACTGTCCAAAGGTCTCCATACATCAGCTTCTACCGCCTCGACGCTCATGAGGTTCTCTGA
- the LOC126593693 gene encoding uncharacterized protein LOC126593693, whose amino-acid sequence MSDGALTVLDGSHLRAVDLTLPDADASLTGAQVLDLAVSKASSSLFGLSLPQSLKSSALRRIGLQDDDVFRSAELDRAQALKVIGEYITAIADELKDDPLVISVLDGYTIRLFLEDEDDFAMLAENLFTDLDVEDKGKINKNEIRNALVHMGVEMGVPPVSEFPPLSDILTKHEADGDEELGQAQFAQLLQPVLQELAEALAKKHVVFIQSIKIVNGSKLRKLLADEKQLNDVVEKILQEDHHGKDGLGNAEKIRSFLVKNGQELGLPPYEAEAVDLLYDAVFADLDVDKSAPEDKCGNLVKEILKEFADQLEVSPVFYNA is encoded by the exons ATGTCGGACGGGGCTTTAACGGTCCTCGACGGGAGCCACCTGAGAGCCGTCGACCTTACTCTGCCGGATGCTGACGCCAGCTTAACGGGAGCTCAGGTCCTCGACCTCGCCGTCTCCAAAgcctcttcctccctcttcgGCCTCTCGCTGCCTCAGAGCCTCAAGTCCTCTGCTTTGAGACGCATCGGCCTCCAAGACGACGACGTTTTCCGAAGCGCGGAGCTCGATCGCGCCCAGGCTCTGAAGGTGATCGGCGAGTACATCACGGCGATCGCCGATGAATTGAAAG ATGATCCACTTGTCATATCTGTCTTGGACGGGTACACTATTCGACTGTTTTTAGAGGACGAGGATGATTTTGCAATGTTAGCGGAGAATCTGTTCACTGATCTGGATGTAGAAGATAAAGGAAAGATCAACAAGAATGAGATCCGGAATGCGCTTGTTCACATGGGAGTTGAGATGGGCGTTCCTCCCGTTTCAG AATTTCCTCCCCTAAGTGATATCCTGACGAAACATGAAGCTGATGGGGATGAAGAACTGGGCCAAGCACAATTTGCTCAGCTACTCCAGCCTGTACTGCAGGAACTAGCCGAGGCCCTGGCTAAAAAACATGTTGTTTTTATCCAGAGCATCAAGATTGTCAACGGTTCTAAGCTAAGAAAG CTTTTGGCTGATGAGAAGCAATTGAACGATGTCGTTGAGAAGATATTGCAAGAAGATCACCACGGAAAGGACGGATTGGGGAATGCAGAAAAAATTAGGAGTTTTCTTGTGAAAAATGGGCAAGAGTTGGGTCTGCCACCATACGAGGCCGAGGCAGTTGATCTTTTGTATGATGCAGTGTTTGCTGATCTAGACGTAGACAAGAGTGCTCCGGAAGACAAATGTGGAAATCTTGTGAAGGAGATACTCAAGGAATTCGCAGATCAACTGGAAGTGAGTCCTGTTTTTTACAATGCTTGA
- the LOC126593036 gene encoding GDP-mannose 3,5-epimerase 2 yields MGSTGEIKYGAYTYENLEREPYWPSEKLRISITGAGGFIASHIARRLKNEGHYIIASDWKKNEHMTEDMFCHEFHLADLRVMDNCLKVTKNVDHVFNLAADMGGMGFIQSNHSVIFYNNTMISFNMVEAARINDVKRFFYASSACIYPEFKQLETNVSLKESDAWPAEPQDAYGLEKLATEELCKHYTKDFGIECRIGRFHNIYGPFGTWKGGREKAPAAFCRKTLTATDKFEMWGDGLQTRSFTFIDECVEGVLRLTKSDFREPVNIGSDEMVSMNEMAEIVLSFEDKKLPIQHIPGPEGVRGRNSDNTLIKEKLGWAPTMRLKDGLRITYFWIKEQIEKEKAQGADLSVYGSSKVVGTQAPVQLGSLRAADGKE; encoded by the exons ATGGGAAGTACAGGCGAAATTAAGTATGGTGCGTATACCTATGAGAACCTTGAGAGGGAGCCTTATTGGCCTTCTGAAAAGCTCCGAATTTCCATTACCGGGGCAGGTGGTTTTATCGCCTCCCACATTGCCCGGAGATTGAAGAATGAGGGTCATTACATTATTGCTTCCGATTGGAAGAAGAATGAGCACATGACTGAAGACATGTTCTGCCATGAATTCCATCTTGCCGACCTCAGGGTCATGGATAATTGCTTGAAGGTTACCAAGAATGTTGACCATGTGTTCAACCTCGCAGCTGATATGGGCGGAATGGGCTTCATTCAGTCCAACCATTCTGTCATATTTTATAACAATACCATGATTAGTTTCAACATGGTCGAAGCTGCTAGGATCAATGACGTGAAGAG GTTTTTCTATGCTTCTAGTGCTTGTATTTACCCTGAGTTTAAGCAGCTGGAAACCAATGTCAGCTTGAAGGAGTCTGATGCCTGGCCTGCAGAG CCTCAAGATGCTTATGGCCTGGAGAAGCTTGCAACTGAGGAATTGTGCAAGCACTACACCAAAGACTTTGGAATCGAGTGCCGTATTGGAAGGTTCCACAACATTTATGGCCCTTTTGGAACCTGGAAAG GTGGAAGGGAGAAGGCTCCTGCTGCATTTTGCAGAAAGACTCTCACTGCCACTGATAAGTTTGAGATGTGGGGAGATGGACTTCAGACCCGATCCTtcacttttattgatgaatGTGTAGAAGGTGTACTTCG GTTGACGAAGTCAGACTTCCGTGAGCCAGTGAATATTGGAAGTGATGAGATGGTTAGCATGAATGAAATGGCTGAGATCGTTCTTAGCTTTGAGGACAAGAAGCTGCCTATCCAGCACATTCCTGGGCCAGAGGGTGTCCGTGGTCGTAACTCAGACAACACACTGATCAAAGAGAAACTTGGTTGGGCTCCTACCATGAGGTTGAAG GATGGTCTGAGAATTACATACTTCTGGATCAAGGAACAGAttgagaaagagaaggcacaaGGCGCTGACCTCTCGGTGTATGGCTCATCTAAGGTTGTGGGAACCCAAGCCCCAGTTCAACTTGGTTCGCTGCGTGCTGCTGATGGCAAAGAATGA
- the LOC126593037 gene encoding V-type proton ATPase subunit F-like, giving the protein MAGRANIPNKSSALIAMIADEDTVTGFLLAGVGNVDLRRKTNYLIVDSKTTVKQIEDAFKEFMTREDIAIVLISQYVANMIRFLVDSYNKPVPAILEIPSKDHPYDPAHDSVLSRVKYLFNTESVASGRR; this is encoded by the exons ATGGCCGGTAGAGCTAACATCCCCAATAAGAGTTCGGCGCTCATAGCCATGATTGCTGATGAG GACACTGTAACCGGATTTTTGCTAGCTGGAGTGGGTAACGTTGACTTGCGAAGAAAGACAAATTATCTTATTGTTGATTCAA AAACAACAGTGAAACAAATCGAAGATGCATTCAAAGAGTTTATGACAAGGGAGGACATTGCAATTGTCTTGATCAGCCAATAT GTTGCAAACATGATAAGGTTTCTAGTAGATAGCTACAATAAGCCGGTTCCCGCTATTTTGGAAATCCCGTCCAAGGATCATCCTTATGACCCTGCACACGACTCAGTTCTTTCTCGAGTGAAGTACCTCTTCAACACCGAATCTGTGGCATCAGGCAGGCGTTGA
- the LOC126591800 gene encoding light-inducible protein CPRF2-like, translating to MDRVFSVEEEMSDLLWSSTAPPDNGGADDDNLSKLNRSASEWAFQRFLQEASPYSPSPSPTPPPPPHPSSSSSTAHHHDQNDVEEIKMINAHHHNATHTHYNNMRPPNVTVDSDEYRAFLKTKLDLACAAVAMSREGSLVKAQESAVLADSGSHASSTSQLGSEAPSKGAGYDISRSNDKNAHASLGAIPSLPATKYRSAIPVRQATSGSSREMTDDEEAEGETAMNKNMDPADVKRVRRMLSNRESARRSRRRKQAHVTDLEGQVSQLRVENSSLLKRLTDSDKKYNEVAVDNRVLKADIETLRAKVTMAEEMVKRFTGSNPMFHAMSEVSSIGMPPFDGSPSEASIDAAVPEQDDPNHHFFQPASNNPIPTHDPRVKNDSADVLSVENVQKNSAATSSADVSGNKMGRTPSLQRVASLEHLQKRIRGGNPSNWEQ from the exons atggatagGGTGTTTTCAGTGGAGGAGGAAATGTCCGACCTGCTGTGGTCTTCCACAGCGCCGCCGGACAATGGCGGAGCAGACGACGACAACTTGTCTAAGTTGAACCGGAGTGCATCGGAGTGGGCCTTCCAGCGTTTTCTCCAAGAAGCTTCTCCCTACTCCCCCTCGCCATCGCCGACGCCGCCGCCACCTCCgcatccttcttcttcttcttctacagCTCACCATCACGACCAAAACGACGTTGAAGAGATTAAGATGATCAATGCCCACCACCATAACGCCACTCACACTCACTACAACAATATGCGGCCGCCTAATGTCACCGTCGATTCCGATGAGTACCGGGCGTTCCTGAAGACCAAGCTCGACCTCGCCTGCGCCGCCGTGGCTATGTCGCGGGAG GGATCGTTGGTGAAAGCACAAGAATCTGCGGTTTTAGCTGACAGCGGATCACACGCTTCAAGTACTTCACAACTCGGATCTGAAGCCCCTTCGAAAG GAGCTGGGTATGATATATCCAGGTCAAATGATAAGAATGCTCATGCATCACTTGGTGCCATTCCTTCGTTACCTGCAACGAAATATAGATCCGCTATCCCAGTAAGGCAGGCAACTAGCGGATCATCGAGAGAAATGACAGACGATGAGGAAGCTGAAGGTGAAACTGCAATGAATAAGAATATGGACCCTGCTGATGTCAAACGCGTGAGGAG AATGCTGTCTAATAGAGAGTCAGCTAGACGCTCGAGAAGAAGAAAGCAGGCACATGTGACTGATCTTGAGGGACAg GTATCTCAATTAAGAGTCGAGAACTCCTCTCTGTTGAAGCGTCTGACTGATTCGGACAAGAAGTACAACGAAGTGGCAGTTGACAACAGAGTTTTAAAAGCTGATATCGAAACATTGAGAGCAAAG GTAACGATGGCTGAGGAGATGGTGAAAAGATTTACTGGGTCGAACCCCATGTTCCACGCTATGTCAGAGGTGTCATCAATCGGCATGCCACCATTTGATGGAAGCCCTTCAGAGGCATCAATAGACGCTGCTGTTCCGGAGCAAGATGACCCAAATCATCACTTCTTTCAACCTGCTTCTAATAACCCTATACCAACTCATGACCCGAGAGTCAAGAATGATTCTGCAGACGTTCTTTCCGTTGAAAATGTGCAGAAGAATTCTGCAGCAACATCATCAGCAGATGTGTCGGGGAACAAGATGGGACGAACACCTTCCCTTCAGCGAGTTGCTAGCTTAGAGCATCTGCAAAAGCGGATAAGGGGCGGAAACCCCTCCAATTGGGAGCAGTAG